The window AGGGATACTACGGCGATATAACGCGGACCTTCGCGTTCAGAGGCGAGCCAGCCGGCTTTAGGGAGCTCTATACGGCCGTCTCGGAGGCGCAGGCGGCCGCGATAGCGGCGGCTCGGCCGGGCGTCCGGGCAGGCGACGTCGACGAGGCGGCGAGGTCGATCTTGAGGCGTAGAGGGCTGGAGCGCTATTTCGTCCACAGGACGGGGCACGGCCTCGGCCTCGAGTTCCACGAGGCCCCGAACATAGCGCCCGGCGAGGGGTATGCCCTGAGAGGCGGCAACGTCTTCACGGTCGAGCCGGGCGTCTACGTGCCGGGCCGCTTCGGGATAAGGATCGAGGACGACGTGTTGGTGGAGGAGGGAGGGGCGCGGGTGCTCTAACACTCCGCCTTAAGGCCCTTAGGCGGCGTCACCCCCCTCTGCCCCAGATACGTGCCGAGGTACTTGGCGGCGCCCTCGGCCTTCACCAGAATTAAGTGGAGGAAGCGGAGGCCCGGCTTGAGGACTATGGTGTTTGGGGACTCGTTCACGACCTCTATAGTTATGTTGCCCTCGAAACCCGCGTCGACGACGGTGGGGGGTATCACTAGGCCGTAGCGGGCCAGCGTCGAGCGGAGATTGGCGAGGCCCACCACGTCGTTGGGCATCTTGACGTACTCCTCTGTGGTGAGGAGGACGAAGTTCCTCGGCGGAATCGCTATCTCCTCCGCCTCCTTGACGACCCTGAAGTGGCGCCTCGCTTCCCCCTCGGCCAGCTCGCACGGCCTTATGGTGGCCCCCTCGTAGGCATATATCGCGTATTCCTTGCCTATACGTAAGTCGAGCCCGTTCTCGCGTATTACGTCGCCCCGAAGCGGCTCTATGGACAACCTGCCGAGGGATACGAGCCTCTTTATCTCCTCCCCGGTCAATATCATGGCATAGGACCCCCGGGCGTTTTTATGGCGTCGTCCACAAAACACCGCGAGTATACGTGGCGGCGTCGCTTATACCTGTAAAATACCTTTATATTATGGAAGGGAGGTAGTCGTTGTGTTGAGCCAACTGGCGGCCTTTATCCAGAGCGTAAAGGGGTCTATCCTCTTATCCTGGCTCCTGATGGTCTTGATCGCCGCCGTCCTCGCGCTGATAGCTTCTGGAAGGCCTAGACGGCCCGCCCGGCGCTGGCTCGGCGACTTCTTCGTGAGGTGGGGCCTCGCCGGGCTCTTCCTCTGGTTCGTCTTCTTCGCCCTATGGGCCCTCCGCGAGGTTCTGGCCCAGAGCTTCGTGTTCCCCGTCGGACCGATCCAGGGATTTATAGAGAACGCCACGCTCTGGGGCGTGGTCTTGACCGGCTTCCTCACCATCACGTTCTTCGGAGGCACTTTGCTACTCCAGGCGCTGTTCTCCAAGATAGAAGTACCGGAGGGCGTCGTCTACTACAGACAAGAGGTGATAATGACGCCTCAGAAGATCGCAGGTAGGGAGGTGTTCGCCCATCTGCCCGAGGAGCCGCCCGAGCTGAGGGAGGAGGCGGCGGCTAGGGAGGCCTTGAAGATAAGACGTGGAGGCTAGCCGCCGTGTATATACGCGAGGATGAGCACGACGTCGCCCTCCTTCAGCTGAGTGTCTAGGCCCGATAGTAGCCTTATATCCACATCGTTAACCGCTATGTATATGTCCGGCGACAGCTTGTCCCTCCTGCCCTTAATCCTCTCATACAGCTTCGGGAAGTCCCTCAACCTCTCTATCAGCTCCCCCACCGTCGAGGCCTCCACCTCGAACTCCCTCCTGCCGGCTAGATACGCCAACACGCCCTCCAACAACACGCGGACCACTGAAGATGTCCAGCAGTAAAATAATATGCGCCAGATACGGGCCGGTGGCGCTTAGGCTCAAAGGATCGCGGATAGAGCTGTTGGGCAGTTGCCCCAGCTATCTGGAGCTCGAGGAGTTTGTGAAGTACGTGAAACTGGATGTGTCGAGCCCCTTGATCCGCCTCCTGGGCGTTAGGCGCGGATCCGCGACGTCCTATAAGGAGTTCGGCGCCGCCGTAGGGCTAGGCCCTCGGGCCGCCGGGCTTTTGTTGGCCCGGAACCCCTACCCCGTCGTCCTGCCCTGCCATAGGGTAGTGAGGTCCGACGGCTCCCTCGGAGGGTATTCTTATGGGGTCGAGCTCAAGAGGGCTCTTCTGGCCTACGAGGGCGTCGAGATGTGCGGCGGGCGCGTGTGCCGCCTGGCGCGTGTAGAGGAGGTAGACGACGTCGAGGAGGCCTTGTTGCGTAGCTTGGGGCTCCGCAGATGATATATATTGGAAATATCGCCTAGCCATGGTCGTCAAGGTCAAGATAGATCGGCAGAAGTGCGTCGTCGCCCACTTCTGCCTATTCTACGCGCCGACTGTTTTCATCCCCATGTTGCCTGAGGGGAAGCCGGGCGTTGCCGAGCAGTTCAGGCTCAACGGAAAGATCGACGAGGGGATTGTGCCCGACTCCCTCTACGAGGCCGTCAAGGAGGCAGAGAAGAACTGCCCCTCGGGCGCCATCAAGGTCTATAAGGAATGAGGTACAGGGCAATCGTCCTCGACGTAGACGGCGTCTTGACCAACTTCAGGTCGGCTTGGAAGAGGGTACACGACATACTCGGCATAGACGCCGATATGAATAGGGCCCTATACGAGAGGGGCTACATAGACTACGTCGACTGGGCCGTGGCGGACGTGGCTCTGTGGCGGGGCGTGCCGAGATATATAGTCGAGGCCCTCTTCAAGCCCCGGGAGGGCTTCGACCAGCTGTGCGACGTCCTGCGCCGCGGGCCTGCCGTGGCCGTCGCGGTCTCCGCCGGCGTGGGCTACACTAGGAGGCTCGCGCACTGCTTCGCCGAGTTCTACGTAAACGACATAATCTACGAAGGGGATCTCGTGGCCGGAATAGCCGTGGGCGTGACCAACACTAACAAGGCGGAGGTGGCCGCCAAGGCCCTTTCCAAATACGGCGTATCGCTAGACGAGGCCGTCGCGGTAGGCGATAGCGAGACCGATCTGCCGCTCCTCGAAGCCGCCGGCTTCTCTATAGCGTTCAACCCCACCAGCAGGCGCGTCGAAGAGGCGGCCGACGTCGTCATCCGCTCCCAGAAGCTATATGTCCTCGCCAAGTATTTATCGAGTCTACTTTCCTCCAGTTAGATCTATTAACATTAATGATCTATTATGATAAATCTCTTGGAAACGCCCTTAAAAATCGTTTTGCTCAATCTAATTAAGTCGTTTATATATACCCATATAGAAGTCTACTAATATATAGGGAAAATCTTTTTAGACAACAATTGTTCTTTAAATATGCCTAAAAAGTATGTTTACGACTTCGAAGAGGCCGATTACAGGAACAAGAAGCTCTTCGGCGGCAAGGGGGCCAGCTTAATACAAATGACGCAGCTCGGGCTGAGGGTCCCCCCCGGCTTTATAATAACTACGGAGGCTTGTAAAGACTTCTTCGCGCCTAG of the Thermoproteus uzoniensis 768-20 genome contains:
- the dcd gene encoding dCTP deaminase, with the protein product MILTGEEIKRLVSLGRLSIEPLRGDVIRENGLDLRIGKEYAIYAYEGATIRPCELAEGEARRHFRVVKEAEEIAIPPRNFVLLTTEEYVKMPNDVVGLANLRSTLARYGLVIPPTVVDAGFEGNITIEVVNESPNTIVLKPGLRFLHLILVKAEGAAKYLGTYLGQRGVTPPKGLKAEC
- a CDS encoding MoaD/ThiS family protein is translated as MVRVLLEGVLAYLAGRREFEVEASTVGELIERLRDFPKLYERIKGRRDKLSPDIYIAVNDVDIRLLSGLDTQLKEGDVVLILAYIHGG
- a CDS encoding methylated-DNA--[protein]-cysteine S-methyltransferase; protein product: MALRLKGSRIELLGSCPSYLELEEFVKYVKLDVSSPLIRLLGVRRGSATSYKEFGAAVGLGPRAAGLLLARNPYPVVLPCHRVVRSDGSLGGYSYGVELKRALLAYEGVEMCGGRVCRLARVEEVDDVEEALLRSLGLRR
- a CDS encoding ferredoxin yields the protein MVVKVKIDRQKCVVAHFCLFYAPTVFIPMLPEGKPGVAEQFRLNGKIDEGIVPDSLYEAVKEAEKNCPSGAIKVYKE
- a CDS encoding HAD family hydrolase — protein: MRYRAIVLDVDGVLTNFRSAWKRVHDILGIDADMNRALYERGYIDYVDWAVADVALWRGVPRYIVEALFKPREGFDQLCDVLRRGPAVAVAVSAGVGYTRRLAHCFAEFYVNDIIYEGDLVAGIAVGVTNTNKAEVAAKALSKYGVSLDEAVAVGDSETDLPLLEAAGFSIAFNPTSRRVEEAADVVIRSQKLYVLAKYLSSLLSSS